Proteins encoded in a region of the Myxococcota bacterium genome:
- a CDS encoding PilZ domain-containing protein: MSPPRKVERRTLHRAVKRIAAAFESGKLRGDGYVKNVSKTGLFLRTNQSLPEVGSEVRLSLRDRAGEKVTLRGTVQWTTRQLPPGSKAQPGFGMRIPSDDPAFVEFFEQILFR; the protein is encoded by the coding sequence GTGTCTCCGCCACGGAAGGTCGAACGGCGGACGCTCCACCGGGCGGTGAAGCGGATCGCCGCCGCGTTCGAGAGCGGCAAGCTGCGCGGCGACGGCTACGTGAAGAACGTCTCGAAGACGGGACTGTTCCTGCGCACGAACCAGTCGCTGCCCGAGGTCGGCAGCGAGGTCCGCCTGTCGCTGCGGGACCGCGCTGGCGAGAAAGTCACGCTGCGCGGCACCGTGCAGTGGACCACGCGCCAGCTGCCGCCGGGATCGAAGGCGCAGCCCGGCTTCGGCATGCGCATCCCGTCCGACGATCCCGCCTTCGTCGAATTCTTCGAGCAGATCCTCTTCAGGTAG
- a CDS encoding alpha/beta hydrolase, with the protein MSRFANAFGPDHPEATYLAHAFPEQLCDTGEVKLNFAVAGAPDKPALLLIPGQTESWWGYEAALPLLAERFQAFAVDLRGQGRSTRTPGRYTLDNMGNDLVRFIDLAIGRPTLVSGLSSGGVLSAWLSAYARPGQVRACHYEDPPLFSSELHTSCGPSIHQAIGPIFALWSKYLGDQWSVGDWDGFVAAAPNELPPRLAGLGRVFGTSTNSEPPQNLKEYDPEWGRAFATGTVAASCNHARMLASVKVPVLLTHHFRMIDEASGGLLGAMSDLQASRVRELVTAAGQRIEYKSFPQMGHSMHGQDPKLYRDSLFEWVDGL; encoded by the coding sequence GTGAGCCGCTTTGCGAATGCCTTCGGTCCCGACCATCCGGAAGCGACCTACCTGGCGCACGCATTCCCGGAGCAGCTTTGTGACACGGGCGAGGTGAAGCTCAACTTCGCCGTGGCGGGCGCGCCCGACAAGCCGGCGCTGCTGCTCATTCCGGGTCAGACCGAGTCGTGGTGGGGATACGAAGCGGCGCTGCCGCTGCTCGCCGAGCGCTTCCAGGCGTTCGCCGTCGACCTGCGCGGCCAGGGCCGCTCCACGCGCACGCCGGGGAGATACACGCTCGACAACATGGGCAACGATCTCGTGCGCTTCATCGACCTGGCGATCGGCCGACCCACGCTGGTGAGTGGACTCTCGTCAGGCGGCGTGCTGTCGGCCTGGCTGTCGGCGTACGCGCGGCCGGGTCAGGTGCGCGCCTGTCACTACGAGGACCCGCCGCTCTTCTCGTCCGAGCTCCACACCTCGTGCGGCCCGTCGATCCACCAAGCGATCGGCCCGATCTTCGCGCTGTGGAGCAAGTATCTCGGCGACCAGTGGAGCGTCGGTGACTGGGACGGGTTCGTGGCCGCCGCGCCGAACGAGCTGCCGCCCCGCCTCGCGGGCCTGGGCCGCGTGTTCGGCACGTCCACGAACAGCGAGCCGCCGCAGAACCTGAAGGAGTACGACCCCGAGTGGGGCCGCGCGTTCGCCACGGGCACGGTCGCGGCGAGCTGCAATCACGCCCGCATGCTGGCGAGCGTGAAGGTGCCGGTTCTCCTGACCCACCACTTCCGCATGATCGACGAGGCGTCGGGCGGGCTGCTCGGCGCCATGTCGGACCTGCAGGCGAGCCGCGTGCGCGAGCTCGTGACCGCGGCAGGACAGCGGATCGAGTACAAGTCCTTCCCGCAGATGGGTCACTCGATGCACGGTCAGGACCCGAAGCTCTACCGAGACAGCCTGTTCGAGTGGGTGGACGGCCTGTAG
- a CDS encoding PEP-CTERM sorting domain-containing protein has product MSGLLRARIRTAGWLIFLLLCAARADAASTVFTYTGGAATVTASVDGTPIGVATLNLNGAFASFDSSTGMLTDFNFTTAPNQWIVLNTVYGGYNQVWVNSASVVPDTGYHTLSSTPISPGHWNTSVMPVLVNAVYTAKNSNTQASVGPLPLSYQNSTPLSAVIDVVAGTFTLQGLTLGIVPVPGESAPVVVGATLTFTGVPEPGSLGLAALAGLGIALARRRSGS; this is encoded by the coding sequence GTGAGCGGGCTGCTTCGCGCCAGGATTCGGACCGCGGGCTGGCTGATCTTCCTCTTGCTGTGCGCGGCCCGCGCCGACGCGGCATCGACCGTCTTCACGTACACGGGCGGCGCCGCGACGGTGACTGCTTCCGTGGACGGGACGCCGATCGGGGTGGCGACGCTCAACCTGAACGGCGCGTTCGCGTCGTTCGACTCGTCCACCGGCATGCTCACGGACTTCAACTTCACCACCGCGCCGAATCAGTGGATCGTGCTGAACACCGTGTACGGCGGCTACAACCAGGTGTGGGTCAACAGCGCATCGGTGGTGCCCGACACGGGCTACCACACGCTGAGCAGCACGCCGATCAGCCCGGGTCACTGGAACACGAGCGTGATGCCCGTGCTCGTGAACGCGGTCTACACCGCGAAGAACTCGAACACGCAGGCGAGCGTGGGCCCGCTGCCTCTGAGCTACCAGAACTCGACCCCGCTCAGCGCGGTGATCGACGTGGTCGCCGGCACGTTCACGCTGCAGGGACTCACTCTGGGAATCGTGCCCGTGCCCGGTGAATCGGCCCCCGTGGTCGTCGGCGCGACGCTGACGTTCACCGGTGTGCCCGAGCCCGGTTCGCTCGGGCTCGCTGCGCTCGCCGGACTGGGCATCGCCCTCGCGCGCAGGAGAAGCGGTTCATGA
- a CDS encoding LLM class flavin-dependent oxidoreductase — MKFALFYEIPVARPWTPGAEHRAYKDTLEQAVYAEQCGWDAVWTVEHHFLEEYSHCSNPEVLYGAIAARTQRIRLGYGVRLLPKPYNHPVRTAESVAVLDLLSDGRVDFGTGRSSTRAELEGFDVDPRETRAMWQEAIEHVVGCWTNEQYAFEGKHWRMPRRRVQPKPLQSPHPPIWGATSSDEGHVQMGELGLGLCSFAVGVPPAEVKRKIDLYRAAIARCEKPLGKWVHDQAATFTMTLCAPTREEAWQVARESFEWYPRAGARLIGSLAGWMAETRRELGNYGYAAELAKVDQSGALELLTLEYLTSSGACALGTPADCLEACRRYEDAGVDLLLCLVNPYKIPHEKVMQTIERMGAEVIPAFR, encoded by the coding sequence ATGAAGTTCGCGCTCTTCTACGAGATCCCGGTCGCACGCCCCTGGACTCCCGGTGCCGAGCACCGCGCCTACAAGGACACGCTCGAGCAGGCGGTCTACGCCGAGCAGTGTGGCTGGGACGCGGTCTGGACGGTCGAGCACCACTTTCTCGAGGAGTACTCGCACTGCTCGAATCCCGAGGTGCTCTACGGCGCCATCGCCGCGCGCACGCAGCGCATCCGGCTCGGCTACGGCGTGCGGCTCCTGCCCAAGCCGTACAACCACCCGGTGCGCACCGCGGAGTCGGTCGCCGTGCTCGACCTGCTGTCCGACGGGCGCGTCGACTTCGGCACCGGCCGCTCGTCGACCCGGGCCGAGCTCGAGGGCTTCGACGTCGACCCGCGCGAGACGCGCGCCATGTGGCAGGAGGCGATCGAGCACGTCGTCGGCTGCTGGACGAACGAGCAGTACGCCTTCGAGGGCAAACACTGGCGCATGCCGCGCCGCCGCGTGCAGCCCAAGCCCCTCCAGTCACCGCACCCGCCGATCTGGGGCGCCACCTCGTCCGACGAGGGCCACGTGCAGATGGGCGAGCTGGGCCTGGGCCTGTGCTCGTTCGCGGTCGGCGTTCCGCCCGCGGAGGTGAAGCGCAAGATCGACCTGTACCGCGCCGCGATCGCCCGCTGCGAGAAGCCGCTGGGCAAGTGGGTCCACGACCAGGCCGCCACCTTCACCATGACCCTGTGCGCCCCCACGCGCGAGGAGGCGTGGCAGGTCGCGCGTGAGTCCTTCGAGTGGTATCCGCGGGCCGGCGCACGGCTGATCGGGTCACTCGCCGGCTGGATGGCCGAGACGCGGCGCGAGCTCGGCAACTACGGCTACGCCGCGGAGCTCGCGAAGGTGGACCAGAGCGGCGCGCTCGAGCTGCTCACGCTCGAGTATCTGACCAGCTCGGGCGCCTGCGCGCTCGGGACTCCCGCCGATTGCCTGGAGGCGTGCCGCCGCTACGAGGACGCCGGCGTCGACCTGCTGCTCTGTCTCGTGAATCCGTATAAGATCCCGCACGAGAAGGTGATGCAGACGATCGAACGCATGGGCGCCGAGGTGATTCCGGCGTTCCGCTAG